The following are from one region of the Streptococcus sp. 1643 genome:
- the pitA gene encoding PI-2 pilus tip adhesin PitA, translating into MNIRFDFKKVQIIESRLVILLAILFLCAPISLLNADSTTEPQTTLHKTITPISGQDDKYELSLDITSKLGTETQTDPLDVVLVADLSGSMNKRDVPSSIGRTITRLDALKNTLKGTRNRQGLIDTILSNSNNRLSMVGFGGKIDNKFAEQAWNSYYRKWEWGYRYWPYEERTAFYDGVSPWDDAETILNWNNDASGSKTAVSNMRIAGGQSIGTESGIGTGTNISAGIRIANQLIDSARPNAKKVVIVLSDGFANMYYNDSGYTVYNYNNQDGSETAPDWFWNNLDVSINNLAYSLAPKLAGFYSIKFRYSNNVDSITSLQYYIRYHNSSIPNEILSANNEDQLRDSFKDITDKILPLGVHHVTIKDVLSKYVQLLPNGSSDFRVVKEKDGSSETLSNEQVTFETKTSSEGLVEVTANFSPNYSLEDGARYVLKFKVASSQEALDAIAGDKKLEAGDAEGSDVNKLYSNKGASVTYSYGIGTSQTKIKDYSDKPTFKPSDPLTVPVEVKWEGVNGSSTVTANQPKALDFKLIQKSKSGGTDKNEYRKTSVGVKAGELSETSHFEKVAKGYQYDLIAPDVPGFTKEVKKEGTDQSPTFKVFYRQLPSLTIRKILVPEDTSNKSFNINIELTDKERNPINGTFGDIKVTNGRAQIPLTHNAEKSLKYLPYGTHYKVEEEAASTNGYHVTYENQEGDLNKDESSIVTNHKLPSLSVTKKVTGVFANLLKSFKITINIRDAQNSPLNGTYNATVNNKRTSLQFTNGRASIDLNKDQTIKIDGLPLDSHYTVEEESNSSRGYQVSYENQEGKLDGDKSATVTNNKNSVPETGVDFLSSTLMLGIILPLGGIFFTILLGYLVVHRRK; encoded by the coding sequence ATGAACATTCGCTTCGATTTTAAGAAAGTTCAAATTATTGAGAGCCGTTTAGTTATACTGTTAGCTATTCTCTTTTTGTGTGCTCCTATAAGTCTGTTAAATGCAGATTCTACTACAGAACCTCAGACAACTCTTCACAAGACAATTACTCCGATATCAGGACAGGATGACAAGTATGAGTTGTCATTGGATATCACATCCAAACTGGGAACGGAGACTCAAACGGATCCCTTGGATGTTGTTTTAGTAGCAGACCTCTCAGGAAGTATGAACAAGAGAGATGTTCCTTCTTCTATTGGCCGAACAATTACAAGATTGGATGCTTTAAAAAATACCCTTAAAGGAACTCGAAATCGTCAGGGATTAATTGATACGATTTTATCCAATTCAAATAATCGGTTATCCATGGTAGGTTTTGGTGGAAAGATTGATAATAAGTTTGCGGAACAAGCATGGAATTCCTACTACCGAAAATGGGAGTGGGGGTATCGGTATTGGCCGTATGAAGAGAGAACAGCATTTTATGATGGTGTATCCCCATGGGATGATGCGGAAACAATTTTAAATTGGAATAACGATGCTAGTGGTTCAAAGACTGCAGTCAGTAATATGAGAATTGCTGGTGGTCAATCAATAGGGACTGAATCAGGAATCGGTACAGGAACCAATATTAGCGCGGGTATTCGTATTGCTAATCAATTGATAGATAGTGCAAGACCAAATGCCAAGAAGGTTGTTATTGTTCTATCAGATGGTTTTGCCAATATGTATTACAACGACAGTGGTTATACAGTTTATAACTATAATAATCAAGATGGATCAGAAACGGCACCAGATTGGTTCTGGAATAATTTAGATGTATCTATCAATAATCTCGCCTATAGTCTCGCTCCAAAACTAGCTGGCTTTTACTCTATTAAGTTTCGTTATTCAAATAATGTCGATAGTATTACCAGTTTGCAGTATTATATCAGGTACCACAATTCTTCTATTCCTAATGAAATCCTATCCGCAAATAATGAAGACCAGTTACGAGACAGTTTTAAAGATATCACAGATAAGATTTTACCTCTGGGGGTCCACCATGTGACCATCAAGGATGTTCTTTCTAAGTATGTTCAGTTATTACCTAATGGATCTTCAGATTTTCGTGTCGTTAAAGAGAAAGATGGTAGCAGTGAAACATTAAGCAACGAGCAAGTAACTTTTGAAACCAAGACAAGCTCAGAAGGATTAGTGGAGGTTACGGCTAATTTTTCTCCTAATTATTCCTTGGAAGATGGCGCTAGATATGTACTAAAATTTAAAGTTGCATCTAGTCAAGAAGCTCTAGATGCTATCGCTGGTGATAAAAAATTAGAGGCTGGGGATGCTGAGGGATCCGATGTTAATAAACTCTACTCCAATAAAGGAGCTAGTGTCACATATTCTTATGGAATAGGCACCTCTCAAACCAAGATCAAAGATTACTCTGACAAACCAACCTTCAAGCCTTCAGATCCATTAACGGTTCCAGTGGAAGTTAAGTGGGAAGGTGTTAATGGAAGTAGCACAGTAACAGCTAATCAACCTAAGGCTTTAGATTTTAAATTAATTCAAAAGAGCAAGAGTGGCGGAACTGACAAGAATGAATATAGGAAAACTAGTGTTGGAGTAAAAGCAGGTGAACTAAGTGAAACTTCCCATTTTGAAAAAGTAGCTAAGGGTTATCAATATGATCTTATAGCTCCTGATGTTCCCGGTTTTACTAAGGAAGTAAAAAAAGAAGGAACGGACCAATCGCCAACCTTTAAAGTATTTTATCGTCAATTACCTAGTTTGACGATAAGAAAGATATTAGTCCCTGAAGATACATCGAATAAGAGTTTTAATATTAACATCGAGCTAACTGATAAAGAACGAAATCCTATAAATGGTACTTTTGGTGATATCAAAGTTACTAATGGACGTGCACAAATACCATTAACACATAATGCCGAAAAATCTCTAAAATATCTTCCGTATGGAACACATTACAAGGTTGAAGAAGAAGCGGCATCAACGAATGGTTACCACGTTACATATGAGAATCAAGAGGGTGATCTGAATAAAGACGAAAGCAGTATTGTCACAAATCACAAGCTTCCAAGTTTATCAGTCACAAAAAAAGTTACAGGCGTATTTGCCAATCTATTAAAATCCTTCAAGATTACCATTAACATCAGGGATGCTCAGAATAGCCCATTGAATGGAACCTATAATGCAACGGTGAATAATAAAAGAACCTCTCTGCAATTCACGAATGGTCGAGCGTCTATTGATCTCAACAAAGACCAAACCATAAAAATTGATGGACTTCCACTCGATAGTCACTATACCGTAGAAGAGGAATCAAACTCTTCGCGTGGATATCAGGTTTCTTATGAAAATCAAGAAGGCAAGCTGGATGGGGATAAGTCCGCGACAGTCACGAATAATAAGAATAGTGTACCTGAAACCGGAGTTGACTTCCTCAGCAGTACACTCATGTTAGGAATAATCCTTCCTCTAGGAGGAATCTTCTTTACAATCCTACTCGGATATCTAGTGGTACATAGGAGAAAATAA
- the sipA gene encoding PI-2 pilus system signal peptidase SipA has translation MLLKKKHKKTVTQVNWDKSPPSVWGDILYLVSKLLMVGFVLATLYFFVFGLLRYNDDGMKPALKDGDLVVYYRLDKRYSIGDLLVYSYKGKERVARVIATEGSTIDINENGLIINGSPQQEQDIYKETLLYKEGATFPMKVPAGQLFVLGDNRTTAVDSRAFGTIPIQDTHGKVVTVLRRRGF, from the coding sequence ATGCTACTTAAAAAGAAACATAAGAAAACAGTAACACAAGTCAATTGGGATAAGTCTCCGCCGAGTGTATGGGGAGATATCCTCTACTTAGTCAGTAAGCTTCTGATGGTTGGGTTTGTACTGGCCACCCTTTACTTTTTTGTCTTTGGACTATTGAGATACAATGACGATGGCATGAAGCCAGCCTTAAAAGATGGCGACTTGGTTGTCTACTATAGGTTGGATAAACGTTATTCGATTGGTGATCTGCTCGTCTATAGTTATAAGGGCAAGGAAAGAGTGGCGCGTGTCATAGCAACCGAAGGAAGTACGATCGATATAAACGAAAATGGTCTCATCATCAATGGTTCTCCTCAACAAGAGCAGGATATCTACAAAGAAACGCTGCTCTATAAGGAAGGGGCTACCTTCCCAATGAAAGTTCCAGCAGGACAACTCTTTGTCCTCGGAGACAATCGAACAACGGCTGTAGATAGTCGTGCTTTTGGAACCATTCCTATACAGGATACCCATGGCAAGGTGGTAACAGTCCTAAGGCGACGGGGCTTTTGA
- a CDS encoding Spy0128 family protein, producing MKKTFLKKLVTASIAAVTALSVFRGVPTFADTNDDNLATARATGESDAKVAINKTLKIAEGITTPNATFTFTFTPQTGTSSNGAPYETGTNIPDQSVTFRSSDVLKPNEDSIKKDTTNIFYSVRYNHAGEYVYRVAEKNDGWHAISKNGTPIDYMTYDTRTYDMHVIVKNKSRENGTYISSVYFKETSNTNGAKVKPSTGSETYKYDLFSNIYRKDAGKITDPNDPKPNNPDQANIDPTANSLVIKKVVSGSSADKTKNFTFKLTFKKASTEEASSINGSIDGVSKTFEYDRETTITLRHNQTLVFKKIPAGTKYKLVEVSSQGYTASSELKSNGLIRTQNGTKSQDFTQENILIGEKPNDNTITNSLPDVTPTGLLIDNLPFILMIGLGLAGFVVLSKKRRQA from the coding sequence ATGAAAAAAACATTTTTGAAAAAATTAGTTACTGCAAGTATTGCAGCTGTAACCGCCTTGTCGGTCTTTAGAGGAGTGCCAACATTTGCGGATACAAATGATGATAATCTCGCAACAGCTAGAGCAACAGGAGAAAGTGATGCTAAAGTTGCTATAAATAAAACTTTAAAAATTGCCGAAGGAATTACTACACCTAATGCAACTTTTACATTTACATTCACACCTCAAACTGGAACATCATCTAATGGGGCACCATATGAAACTGGAACGAATATTCCAGATCAGAGTGTAACTTTTCGTTCGTCAGATGTCTTGAAACCGAATGAAGATAGTATAAAAAAAGACACAACTAATATTTTTTATTCTGTTAGATATAATCATGCTGGTGAATATGTTTATAGAGTTGCAGAAAAGAATGATGGTTGGCATGCGATTTCCAAAAATGGTACCCCTATTGATTATATGACTTATGATACGCGTACATACGACATGCACGTTATTGTAAAGAATAAGAGTCGTGAGAATGGGACTTACATTTCATCTGTGTATTTTAAAGAAACCAGTAATACTAATGGCGCAAAAGTAAAACCTTCTACAGGCTCTGAAACATATAAATATGATTTATTTAGTAACATCTATCGAAAAGATGCTGGAAAAATTACGGACCCCAATGATCCAAAACCAAATAATCCAGATCAAGCTAACATAGATCCAACAGCAAATTCATTAGTTATTAAAAAAGTTGTGTCAGGATCAAGTGCTGATAAGACTAAAAATTTCACTTTCAAACTTACTTTTAAAAAAGCGTCGACTGAAGAAGCAAGTTCAATTAATGGTAGTATTGATGGAGTTTCCAAAACTTTTGAATATGATAGAGAAACTACAATTACTTTAAGACATAATCAAACTCTTGTATTTAAAAAAATTCCAGCTGGTACAAAATATAAATTAGTTGAAGTTAGTTCTCAGGGATATACTGCATCATCAGAACTCAAATCAAATGGTTTAATTAGAACACAGAATGGAACAAAATCACAAGATTTTACACAAGAAAACATCCTTATTGGTGAAAAACCAAACGATAACACTATCACAAATAGCTTACCAGACGTTACCCCTACTGGTCTCTTGATTGATAACCTTCCTTTCATCTTGATGATTGGTCTTGGTTTGGCTGGATTTGTTGTTTTGTCTAAAAAACGCAGACAAGCTTAG
- the srtB gene encoding class B sortase, which translates to MKIKREKPKRSLSRRLVLAVDALMNHILLLLAALVFLFGFYALWDANQVYSQASSSEYEAYRPVSTSEKDELASFSGFHKLQQVNPEVLGWINVYGTNIDYPLVQAKDNEKYLNKDSKGEFAATGAIFLEARNESKFEDFNTIIYGHHVENGVMFGDVAKFSDKEFFDQHRYGSIYYNGVEKGLEIFEMLEVDAYDFNIYDPGINGDDRRQEYIDHLLSVAIHKRDITLGPNDHIILLSTCFLDVTNGRHIVVAKITDTVPKNTFHTKKSKPFPYSVFDDSSLGRFLSSIPLWIWYIILFILLLLLIFLLIILYLILRRRREAKEEGADTITD; encoded by the coding sequence ATGAAAATCAAGCGTGAGAAACCAAAAAGGAGTTTGTCTAGGCGTCTGGTCCTTGCTGTAGATGCATTGATGAATCATATCCTGCTCCTCTTGGCTGCCTTAGTCTTTCTCTTTGGTTTCTACGCCCTTTGGGATGCCAATCAGGTTTATTCTCAGGCTTCATCAAGTGAGTATGAGGCTTATAGACCTGTTAGTACCAGTGAGAAGGATGAGCTTGCTAGTTTTTCTGGCTTTCACAAGCTACAGCAAGTCAATCCAGAGGTTCTCGGTTGGATCAATGTCTATGGCACCAATATCGACTATCCCTTAGTCCAAGCCAAAGACAATGAAAAATACCTGAACAAGGATTCCAAGGGAGAATTTGCAGCTACAGGGGCTATTTTCCTTGAGGCTCGAAATGAATCCAAGTTCGAAGACTTTAATACCATCATCTACGGTCACCATGTAGAAAATGGGGTTATGTTTGGAGATGTAGCAAAGTTTTCTGATAAGGAATTTTTTGACCAGCATCGCTACGGCAGTATTTACTATAATGGCGTTGAAAAAGGTCTTGAAATCTTTGAAATGCTCGAGGTGGACGCCTATGACTTTAACATCTACGATCCAGGTATTAATGGGGATGATCGGCGCCAAGAATATATCGATCACTTACTCTCGGTTGCCATTCACAAACGAGACATTACACTGGGGCCAAATGACCATATCATCCTTCTCAGTACCTGTTTCCTAGACGTAACAAATGGGAGACATATCGTAGTTGCCAAGATTACGGATACGGTTCCAAAGAACACCTTCCATACGAAAAAATCAAAACCATTCCCATACAGTGTCTTTGATGATTCGTCGCTCGGACGATTTCTCTCATCGATTCCTTTGTGGATATGGTACATCATCTTGTTTATCTTGCTCTTGCTATTGATCTTCTTGCTCATCATCCTCTACTTGATCTTGCGTCGTAGAAGAGAAGCAAAGGAAGAAGGAGCAGATACCATTACTGACTAA
- the srtB gene encoding class B sortase: protein MKTNTSRKIIKVILSLFLAFFCLFTADRALASDYDHYNPIEKDASSTGFETLQHLNKDVCGWISLDGTKVDYPLLQSQDNVKYLDRNAFGDYTVSGSIFLDYRFNPNFTDFNTIIYGHSMASGAMFGEIQKFADQDFFEKHRYGSIYYNGRERGLEIFGILEVDAYDTEIYRTLSSNDEEHQAYYQYLLSKAKYKRDVSLTSTDKIVLLSTCFLNITNGRHILLAKITDAPVKAAQDKSGEAVGTRYFDQGIPTHWIYILAFLLLIIVILLLVVIILIIRRDRKTKEQKK from the coding sequence ATGAAAACAAATACGAGTCGCAAAATTATAAAGGTCATTCTCTCCCTCTTTCTAGCTTTTTTCTGCCTTTTTACAGCTGATAGAGCTCTTGCGAGCGACTACGATCATTATAATCCCATTGAAAAGGATGCCAGCAGTACGGGCTTTGAAACCTTGCAGCATCTCAACAAGGATGTTTGTGGTTGGATTAGCCTCGATGGGACCAAGGTAGACTATCCCCTCTTGCAGAGTCAGGACAATGTCAAATACCTTGACCGAAATGCCTTTGGTGATTATACTGTGTCAGGTTCTATATTCCTAGACTATCGTTTCAATCCCAACTTTACTGACTTTAACACCATCATCTATGGTCACTCCATGGCTTCTGGAGCTATGTTTGGGGAGATCCAAAAATTTGCGGATCAAGATTTTTTTGAAAAGCATCGCTATGGCTCTATCTACTACAATGGTCGAGAACGTGGTCTGGAGATTTTTGGGATTTTAGAAGTGGATGCCTATGACACGGAGATTTACCGAACTTTGAGTTCCAACGATGAGGAACACCAGGCCTACTATCAATATCTGCTAAGTAAAGCCAAGTACAAGCGAGATGTCTCCTTGACCTCAACGGACAAGATTGTTTTGTTAAGCACCTGTTTCCTTAATATTACCAACGGAAGACATATCCTCTTAGCTAAAATAACGGATGCACCAGTAAAAGCAGCCCAGGATAAAAGTGGGGAAGCAGTAGGAACACGGTATTTCGATCAAGGGATTCCAACGCATTGGATTTATATCCTTGCCTTTCTTCTCCTGATTATCGTTATTTTACTCCTTGTCGTTATCATCCTAATCATAAGGCGAGATAGAAAGACAAAAGAACAAAAGAAATAG
- the hemH gene encoding ferrochelatase: MKKAILMMTFGSPEEISFEGVAEFFTNIRRGVRPQDHEIQTLYDNYVLIGGTPLQQITREEVALVRESLGEEYGIYFANKFSRPFIPDVIKQMESDGIEECICLILEPHYSFYSVMGYEKFLESQQIRFLVIKDWYQQQPLLDFWTDEIRKILRNHVGEESFKVIFSAHSVPILALDYGDPYIDQIFDNSKLIAEQIGLTADQYTNTWQSESDIGIPWIKPDVLEYLREQKQHPEHYIFVPISFISEHIEVLFDNDVECYELCQELGVTYHRPPMPNTDSRLIDALVATVRANEHKEFKAFLPEEETFDELAPSATTKDIMEETNDLQMPEFVKKLIEKKGRENVKMPYLIKKMLEKAGKLPKE, translated from the coding sequence ATGAAAAAAGCTATATTAATGATGACCTTTGGATCTCCAGAGGAGATTAGTTTTGAAGGAGTAGCAGAATTTTTTACAAATATTCGTCGTGGTGTTAGACCTCAAGACCACGAGATTCAGACCCTCTATGACAACTACGTCCTTATCGGTGGGACGCCCTTGCAACAGATTACAAGGGAAGAAGTTGCTTTAGTAAGAGAAAGCTTAGGGGAGGAGTACGGTATCTACTTTGCCAATAAGTTTTCCCGTCCCTTTATCCCAGATGTGATCAAGCAGATGGAGTCTGATGGTATTGAAGAATGTATTTGTTTGATTTTGGAACCTCATTATTCTTTTTACTCAGTCATGGGGTATGAAAAGTTTTTGGAAAGCCAGCAGATCCGATTTTTAGTTATTAAGGACTGGTATCAGCAACAGCCTTTGCTGGACTTCTGGACAGATGAGATTAGAAAAATTTTACGAAACCATGTGGGAGAAGAATCTTTCAAGGTAATCTTTTCAGCTCACAGTGTTCCCATTTTAGCCTTGGATTATGGAGATCCTTATATCGATCAGATTTTCGATAATAGCAAGCTCATTGCTGAACAAATCGGCCTAACAGCCGACCAGTATACCAATACTTGGCAGAGCGAAAGCGATATTGGAATTCCTTGGATCAAGCCAGATGTCTTAGAATATTTACGAGAACAAAAGCAACATCCAGAGCATTATATTTTTGTCCCGATTAGTTTTATCAGTGAGCACATCGAAGTCCTTTTTGATAATGATGTGGAATGTTATGAGTTGTGTCAAGAATTAGGTGTCACCTACCATCGTCCACCTATGCCCAATACGGATAGCCGTTTAATTGACGCTTTAGTTGCTACTGTAAGAGCCAATGAACACAAAGAATTTAAAGCTTTTCTCCCAGAAGAAGAAACCTTTGATGAGTTAGCACCTTCAGCAACTACAAAGGACATCATGGAGGAGACAAACGACCTTCAGATGCCAGAATTTGTCAAAAAACTCATTGAGAAAAAAGGCCGTGAAAATGTCAAGATGCCTTACTTAATTAAGAAAATGCTCGAAAAAGCTGGGAAGTTACCAAAAGAGTAA
- the mscL gene encoding large conductance mechanosensitive channel protein MscL, with the protein MLKDLKEFLLRGNVVDLAVGVIIASAFGAIVTSFVNDIITPLLLNPALEAAKVQNIAELAWNGVTYGKFLSAIINFLVVGTVLFFVIKAMEKAQNLRKKEEVVEEAPAAPTELEVLQEIKALLEKK; encoded by the coding sequence ATGTTAAAGGATCTTAAAGAATTCTTGCTTCGTGGTAATGTCGTTGACCTCGCTGTCGGTGTGATCATTGCCTCTGCATTTGGTGCTATCGTTACTTCATTTGTTAACGATATCATCACTCCACTTCTATTGAACCCAGCTTTGGAAGCTGCGAAAGTACAAAACATCGCTGAGCTTGCATGGAATGGTGTTACATATGGTAAATTCTTGAGTGCTATTATCAACTTTCTCGTTGTAGGTACTGTGCTTTTCTTCGTTATTAAAGCTATGGAAAAAGCGCAAAACCTTCGCAAGAAAGAGGAAGTGGTTGAGGAAGCACCTGCTGCTCCAACTGAACTTGAAGTTCTTCAAGAAATCAAAGCTCTTCTTGAGAAAAAATAA
- a CDS encoding GtrA family protein, with the protein MKNQIKDFFDNEILSYLFFGGATTLVSILSRLAIYHISHQEILATALANIIGILFAFLTNDTIVFKQERKNWPMRLVKFFLARLSTLGLDLLLTYIFVTSYPDIIGQFVEFNIDRVNTIETILAQILIIILNYIFSKIYIFKGSN; encoded by the coding sequence ATGAAAAATCAAATTAAGGATTTTTTTGATAATGAAATCCTCTCCTATCTATTTTTTGGTGGAGCTACTACCTTGGTATCTATTTTATCACGTTTAGCTATCTACCATATCAGCCATCAGGAAATCCTAGCAACTGCCCTCGCTAATATTATCGGTATTCTTTTTGCCTTTCTCACAAATGATACAATCGTCTTTAAACAAGAGAGGAAGAATTGGCCAATGCGACTAGTTAAATTTTTCTTAGCCCGTCTCTCTACTCTTGGTCTGGACCTTCTTTTAACTTATATCTTCGTTACATCTTATCCTGATATTATTGGCCAGTTTGTCGAATTTAATATAGATAGGGTTAATACGATTGAAACTATCCTAGCACAAATTTTGATCATCATTTTAAACTATATTTTCAGTAAAATCTATATTTTTAAAGGGAGCAACTGA
- a CDS encoding QueT transporter family protein, translated as MKNLTVRDMADIAIVAAIYVVLTITPPLNAISYSAYQFRISEMMNFLAFYNPKYIIGVTIGCMIANFFSFGIIDVFVGGGSTLVFLSLGVWLFAKYSKDYLFNGLIRKDHFFFSILFSISMITIAAELHILTEAPFFFTWFSTGIGEFASLIVGAILIGKLGQRIDLTK; from the coding sequence ATGAAAAATTTAACTGTTCGTGACATGGCAGATATTGCTATTGTTGCTGCTATCTATGTGGTTTTGACCATTACCCCACCACTAAATGCTATTAGCTACAGTGCTTACCAGTTCCGTATTTCTGAGATGATGAATTTTTTGGCTTTTTACAATCCTAAATACATCATCGGTGTGACGATTGGTTGTATGATTGCTAATTTCTTTAGTTTTGGCATAATTGATGTCTTTGTCGGCGGGGGATCTACTCTAGTTTTCCTTAGTCTAGGTGTATGGCTCTTTGCAAAATACAGCAAAGATTACCTCTTTAACGGATTGATTCGAAAAGATCATTTCTTCTTTTCAATCCTCTTCTCCATTTCAATGATTACCATTGCAGCTGAACTTCATATCTTGACAGAAGCTCCCTTCTTTTTCACATGGTTCTCTACTGGAATTGGTGAGTTTGCATCACTTATCGTGGGAGCGATTTTGATTGGTAAACTGGGACAGCGAATCGATCTAACAAAATAA
- a CDS encoding aspartate-semialdehyde dehydrogenase, producing MGYTVAVVGATGAVGAQMIKMLEESTLPIDKIRYLASARSAGKTLKFKDQDITIEETTETAFEGVDIALFSAGGSTSAKYAPYAVQAGAVVVDNTSYFRQNPDVPLVVPEVNAHALDAHNGIIACPNCSTIQMMVALEPVRQKWGLDRIIVSTYQAVSGAGMGAILETQRELREVLNDGVNPRDLHAEILPSGGDKKHYPIAFNALPQIDVFTDNDYTYEEMKMTKETKKIMEDDSIAVSATCVRIPVLSAHSESVYIETKEVAPIEEVKAAIAAFPGAVLEDDVAHQIYPQAINAVGSRDTFVGRIRKDLDAEKGIHMWVVSDNLLKGAAWNSVQIAETLHERGLVRPTAELKFELK from the coding sequence ATGGGATATACAGTTGCTGTAGTCGGCGCGACAGGTGCTGTCGGAGCTCAGATGATAAAAATGTTGGAAGAATCAACACTTCCAATCGATAAAATTCGTTACCTTGCTTCTGCACGTTCAGCAGGTAAGACTTTGAAATTTAAAGACCAAGATATTACGATTGAAGAAACGACTGAGACAGCTTTTGAGGGGGTTGATATTGCACTCTTCTCAGCAGGTGGTTCGACATCAGCTAAGTATGCACCATACGCAGTTCAAGCTGGAGCGGTAGTAGTGGATAATACATCTTATTTCCGTCAAAATCCAGATGTACCATTGGTTGTTCCAGAAGTCAATGCTCACGCACTTGATGCCCACAACGGGATTATTGCCTGCCCTAACTGTTCAACAATCCAAATGATGGTGGCTCTTGAGCCTGTTCGTCAAAAATGGGGCTTGGACCGTATCATCGTTTCAACTTACCAAGCGGTTTCAGGTGCTGGTATGGGAGCGATTCTTGAAACACAACGTGAACTTCGTGAAGTCTTGAATGACGGTGTGAATCCACGTGATTTGCATGCGGAAATCTTGCCTTCAGGTGGTGACAAGAAACACTATCCTATCGCCTTTAACGCTCTTCCACAAATCGATGTCTTTACTGACAATGATTACACTTATGAAGAGATGAAGATGACCAAGGAAACGAAGAAAATCATGGAAGATGACAGCATCGCAGTGTCTGCAACATGTGTGCGTATTCCCGTCTTGTCAGCTCACTCTGAGTCAGTTTATATCGAAACAAAAGAAGTGGCCCCAATCGAAGAAGTGAAAGCAGCTATCGCAGCCTTTCCAGGTGCAGTTCTTGAAGATGATGTAGCTCATCAAATCTATCCGCAAGCCATCAATGCAGTTGGTTCACGTGATACCTTTGTTGGTCGTATCCGTAAAGACTTGGATGCTGAAAAAGGAATCCACATGTGGGTTGTTTCAGATAACCTTCTCAAAGGTGCTGCTTGGAACTCAGTTCAGATTGCAGAAACGCTTCACGAACGTGGATTGGTTCGTCCAACAGCTGAGTTGAAATTTGAATTAAAATAG
- the dapA gene encoding 4-hydroxy-tetrahydrodipicolinate synthase: MSYQDLKECKIITAFITPFHEDGSINFDAIPALIEHLLAHHTDGILLAGTTAESPTLTHDEELELFAAVQKIVNGRVPLIAGVGTNDTRDSIEFVKEVADFGGFAAGLAIVPYYNKPSQEGMYQHFKAIADASDLPIIIYNIPGRVVVELTPETMLRLADHPNIIGVKECTSLANMAYLIEHKPEEFLIYTGEDGDAFHAMNLGADGVISVASHTNGDEMHEMLTAIAESDMKKAAAIQRKFIPKVNALFSYPSPAPVKAVLNYMGFEAGPTRLPLVPAPEEDAKRIIKVVVDGDYEATKATVTGVLRPDY; encoded by the coding sequence ATGTCTTATCAAGATTTAAAAGAGTGTAAAATCATCACAGCCTTTATTACCCCTTTTCATGAGGATGGTTCCATCAACTTTGATGCCATTCCAGCCTTGATTGAGCATTTATTGGCCCATCACACAGACGGCATTCTTCTAGCTGGAACGACTGCTGAGAGTCCGACCTTGACCCACGATGAGGAGTTGGAACTCTTTGCGGCTGTACAAAAGATTGTTAATGGACGTGTTCCTTTGATTGCGGGTGTAGGTACCAATGATACGCGTGACTCGATCGAGTTTGTCAAAGAAGTAGCAGACTTTGGTGGCTTCGCTGCTGGACTTGCTATCGTACCATACTACAACAAACCTTCTCAAGAAGGCATGTACCAGCACTTTAAAGCTATTGCAGATGCATCAGATTTACCTATTATCATTTATAACATTCCAGGGCGTGTGGTTGTCGAATTGACTCCAGAAACCATGCTTCGCTTGGCTGACCATCCTAATATCATCGGTGTTAAAGAATGTACCAGCTTGGCTAATATGGCTTACTTGATTGAACACAAGCCAGAAGAGTTCTTGATTTATACAGGTGAAGATGGAGATGCCTTCCATGCCATGAACCTTGGTGCGGATGGGGTTATTTCTGTTGCCTCCCATACAAATGGAGATGAGATGCACGAGATGCTCACTGCCATTGCAGAAAGCGATATGAAGAAAGCAGCAGCTATTCAACGTAAATTCATTCCTAAGGTCAACGCCCTCTTCTCTTATCCAAGTCCTGCTCCAGTTAAGGCTGTTTTGAACTATATGGGATTTGAAGCTGGACCAACTCGATTACCTCTAGTTCCAGCACCAGAAGAAGATGCTAAACGCATTATCAAGGTTGTTGTAGATGGCGACTACGAAGCGACTAAGGCAACCGTAACAGGAGTCCTTAGGCCAGATTACTAA